The DNA sequence CCTTTCGCATTTAAAGGCGAGCAGTCAGGCCTGGTATTTGATCGCATGTGGCTCATTCATGATCTCTATTTACCAGTATTTGAACTGGCAGAATCCAGTAACTCTTTTCACCTCATGGTGCGTCAGATTTATTCAACAATCGGCGATCCAGATGAGGTTTCTGTGCTGTGTTACTTTTATATATACCCTGATCTCCATTTAAATATGGGAGTGCCTGTTGAGTAACCGTGCTCCAACTGAAATTCATAAGGTTTGAAATTCCTGGTTAGAGAACGCTATTGCTGCAACCCCAATACAGAAGGTGAATCGTTCATGTCGACCGTGGCACAGGAAATCGATGCAGAGGCAACCGGAGGCAAAAATACGCGGGTGCTCGCCGCCGGTTTCATCGGGAACATTCTCGAATGGTACGACTTTGCCGTTTACGGCTTTTTCGCACCCACCATCGGTAAACTCTTCTTTCCCGCTGCCGACGCCCGCACCTCGCTGATTGCCGCCTTCGGTGCCTTCGCCGCCGGCTTCCTGATGCGACCGGTGGGAGCCGTCCTCTTCGGACATATCGGCGACCGTATCGGCCGCAAGAAAGCACTCACCCTCTCGGTCATGATGATGGCCGTCCCTACCATGCTCGTCGGTCTCCTGCCCACCCACGCCGAGATCGGAATCTCCGCCGCCATCCTGATGATCCTGCTCCGCATGATTCAAGGTGTCTCCGTCGGCGGCGAATACACCAGCTCGTTCGTGTTCCTCGTCGAGCACGCGCCACCGCACCGCCGGGCCTTCTTCGGTGCCTGGAGTATGATCGGCGCCACCTGCGGTATCCTGCTCGGCTCGGCCGTCGGTGCTCTGATTAATAGTTTCACGACCGACATCCAACTGCAGGACTGGGGCTGGCGAATTCCTTTCCTCGCTGGTGTTTTAGTCGCCTTTGTTGGTTATTTCATTCGGCACGGTATTCCCGATCAACCCCTGGCGGAAGAGCTGGCCGAACAGGAACCTATTTCGCCCCTCAAGCAGGCCTGGACTGAACATCGTACGGAAATGTTGCAGTCCGCTGGACTCAACATGATGAACGCCGTCACCTTTTACACCGTCTTCATCTACCTTTCGACCTGGCTGGTCGAAGAAGTTGGCGAATCCCGCGCCGAAGCCCTCGACATTAATACGCTCAGCATGGCCGCCCTCACCGTGCTGGTCCCGATCACCGCAATGCTCGCCGACCGCTTTGGACGTAAGCCACTGCTGCTCATCGGCTCGGCCGGCGTCGCGATCCTCTCTCCCGCGCTGCTCCGCCTGATGCACCACCACAATTTCGCGATGATCCTC is a window from the Gimesia benthica genome containing:
- a CDS encoding MFS transporter, with protein sequence MSTVAQEIDAEATGGKNTRVLAAGFIGNILEWYDFAVYGFFAPTIGKLFFPAADARTSLIAAFGAFAAGFLMRPVGAVLFGHIGDRIGRKKALTLSVMMMAVPTMLVGLLPTHAEIGISAAILMILLRMIQGVSVGGEYTSSFVFLVEHAPPHRRAFFGAWSMIGATCGILLGSAVGALINSFTTDIQLQDWGWRIPFLAGVLVAFVGYFIRHGIPDQPLAEELAEQEPISPLKQAWTEHRTEMLQSAGLNMMNAVTFYTVFIYLSTWLVEEVGESRAEALDINTLSMAALTVLVPITAMLADRFGRKPLLLIGSAGVAILSPALLRLMHHHNFAMILTGQIGFAVLVACFAGAIPATITELFRRGVRVSAASISYNIPFAIFGGTAPMVAAWLVKATGNPLAIAWYLSGIAAISFCIILTIKETKGCSLDE